CACCGTCGGCCGGACAGCGCGCTCGGCGTGCCGGACTGACGCCGGGGCGGCAGGCTGGGGGCATGTCGGACCAGACGGAGATCATCGTGCATCCGGTGTCGCCTCAGGGTGGCCGCAAGGTCACGGTGCATGCGCTCGGCGTGGACGCGGACCTCGGGCGCGCGCACACCCCCAGGGATGTTGCCGAGTTCCTGCGCCGTGCCGGGCTGGAGGACGTGGACATGAGCGAGGACGGGCCGATCACGTGGGAAGGCGGCGGCCCCGAGGTGTGGAAGCGCCCCGAAGCCTGAACGTCGCCGGTGGCACGCGGGGAGCCGGTCGGGGAGCCACCGGAGGCAGCACAAGGCGGATCTGCCTGGACCGTCGTGGACGGTGGGGAGCCGGAACCCTTGGGGTGCGAGGGTTCCGCCATGCCAGTTCCTGAGGCCCTTCTTACCTCGACCTTAAGAGGACCCTAAAGATCCGCTCCGGGCGGCCGGAGCAGGCGAAAGGCGTGGTGCGGGGGGCTAGCTTGGCCGGGCCAGGACAGGAAGGGCCGGTGTGGCGCCGCCGGGGGGCGGCGCCGCTGGACCCGATTCCGATTCCGCTGGCGCACCTCTGCCTGTGCCCGAAGGAGATCCACCCATGTCCGCACGCCGCCGTTCCGTGAAGCTGACCCGTATCGCCTCCGCCGGTATCGCCCCGCTGGCCCTGGCCGCGTACGCCGCCGCTCCCGCGGTCGCGCACGGCTCGATGACGGACCCGGTCAGCCGGGTCGCGGCGTGCTACGCGGAGGGGCCCGAGGCGCCGAAGTCGGCGGCCTGCAAGGCGGCCGTGGCGTCCAGCGGGGCGCAGGCGTTCTACGACTGGAACGCGGTGAACATCGCCAACGCGGCGGGGAACCACCAGGCGTTGATCCCGAACGGCCAGCTGTGCTCCGCCGGCAACGACAAGTACCGGGGTCTGGACCTGGCCCGGGCCGACTGGCCGGCCAGCCCGATGACCGCCGGTGCGCACACCTTCCGCTACAAGGGCACGGCCCCGCACAAGGGTTCCTTCGAGCTGTACGTGACGAAGGACGGGTACGACCCGACGAAGCCGCTGAAGTGGTCCGACCTGGAGTCCGCGCCGTTCGCGAAGGTCACCGACCCCGGCATGCAGAACGGCGACTACGTCTTCTCGGGGACCGTCCCGAACAAGGCCGGCCGCCACCTGATCTACAGCATCTGGCAGCGCTCCGACAGCCCGGAGGCCTTCTACACCTGCTCTGACGTGGTCTTCGGCAAGGACAACGGGGGCGGCGGCAACGGGGGCGGCGGCAGCACGCCGACCACCAAGCCCAGCACGGCGGCGTCGCCGAGTGCCAAGCCCGGTACCGGTACCGGCCCCGACACCGACTCCAAGCCGTCCGACAAGCCCTCGGCCCCGACGGACCAGCAGATCGCCGCGGGCGCGGACAAGTCCACCGTCGAGCACGACGGCCACGGCGACAACGACCCGAAGACGAACGGCAGCACCGATGCCGCCGTCCCGGTGCCCTCCCAGGCCACGGCCGGCCGCAACCTAGCGGAGACGGGCGGCAACGGCGCCACCCCGGCGATCGCGATCGCCGGGGCCGGCGCCCTGGCCGTCGGCGCGGCCGTGCTGTTCGGGCTGGCCCGCCGCCGTGCGACGACGGCGGGCCGTCACGGCCGCTAGCTCACGGGTGAGCCGGTGAACGCCGCGGGCCGCCCGCGCCGCCCGTCAGTCGAAGACGGAGGCGCAGGTGGTCCGTTCGGCGTGGGCCGGGTCGAGGGCGTTGAGCGCCTCGTGCCAGGCGATCCGGTCGGTGAGCCCGATGGTGACGTGCTCCGAGAGGTCCAGCACGCACAGGTCCTGGAGCACGACGTTCCGTACGTTGGGCCCGTCCAGGAACGCGCTCCGGTACGGCGTCACCACCTCGTCGTACTTGGTGGCGATGACCGTGTACTTCACCCCGGGCACGGTGTCCCCGCCCGCGTTCAGCTTCTGCTGGAAGGCGGACCCGGCGATCTGGTCGGCGAGGCCCGGGGTGGCCGTGCTGATCAGGTCCTCGGCCCCGGGGAAGTACGGGAGGAGCTTGGTGAAGCCCAGCAGGGTGGTGCCGTGGTTGTCGGGGGCGAGCCCGACCAGCGCGTTGACCTTCTCTGCGCCGCCGAGGAACTTCAGGTAGTAGCGCGGCATCATGCCGCCCTGCGAGTGCCCGATGATGTCGGTCTTGGCGGAGCCGGTGGCGGCGAGGACCTTGTCGACGAAGACGTCGAGCTGGCCGGCGGACTTGTCGATGGGGCCGAGCCCGTTGAAGAAGGGCACGCCGGGGAGTTGGCCGTAGTCGAGGGAGTAGACGCAGTACCCGCGGTGCACGAGGTACGGCGCGAGGCCGAGCCAGTTGTCGACGGAGTTGCCGAAGGTGCCGTGCACGAGGACGACGGGGCGCGGGTGCGCGGCGGACGGCTTGCAGGACCAGTTGTTCCAGCCGCTGCTGGGGGCGGACGCGGCCTGCGCTGCGCCGGTGGGGGCGACGAGTGCGGCGGCGGTGAGGGTGAGGACGGCCAGCGGGCGGAGCAGGCGTCTCCAGGGCAGCATCGTGTGATCTCCTTGCGTTCGACTCAAGGGGATGGGGCGTGGGGGTTCGTCCCGTGATCCGGATCACAAAGGGGCGCTGCTGCCGCTAAATTACGGGTGAGTAGCAACACAGGGAAGTTACGCGTCGGTAAAAACTCGCGTGTCGTCCGATCGTCCGTCAGGCGGCGAGCGAGCCGCGGGCGATGGCCTGCGGTCCGAAGCGCGCGCGGACCCGGTCCGTGACGGCTTCCAGCCGGCGGGCCTTCTCGTCCTCGGGGTCGAAACTGAGCTGCCGCACGGCCCGTTCTGCCGGGGTCAGGCCCTCGGCCCGCAGGGACAGCGCGCGGAC
Above is a genomic segment from Streptomyces sp. NBC_01233 containing:
- a CDS encoding lytic polysaccharide monooxygenase auxiliary activity family 9 protein → MSARRRSVKLTRIASAGIAPLALAAYAAAPAVAHGSMTDPVSRVAACYAEGPEAPKSAACKAAVASSGAQAFYDWNAVNIANAAGNHQALIPNGQLCSAGNDKYRGLDLARADWPASPMTAGAHTFRYKGTAPHKGSFELYVTKDGYDPTKPLKWSDLESAPFAKVTDPGMQNGDYVFSGTVPNKAGRHLIYSIWQRSDSPEAFYTCSDVVFGKDNGGGGNGGGGSTPTTKPSTAASPSAKPGTGTGPDTDSKPSDKPSAPTDQQIAAGADKSTVEHDGHGDNDPKTNGSTDAAVPVPSQATAGRNLAETGGNGATPAIAIAGAGALAVGAAVLFGLARRRATTAGRHGR
- a CDS encoding esterase/lipase family protein, producing MLPWRRLLRPLAVLTLTAAALVAPTGAAQAASAPSSGWNNWSCKPSAAHPRPVVLVHGTFGNSVDNWLGLAPYLVHRGYCVYSLDYGQLPGVPFFNGLGPIDKSAGQLDVFVDKVLAATGSAKTDIIGHSQGGMMPRYYLKFLGGAEKVNALVGLAPDNHGTTLLGFTKLLPYFPGAEDLISTATPGLADQIAGSAFQQKLNAGGDTVPGVKYTVIATKYDEVVTPYRSAFLDGPNVRNVVLQDLCVLDLSEHVTIGLTDRIAWHEALNALDPAHAERTTCASVFD